One Plasmodium knowlesi strain H genome assembly, chromosome: 10 genomic window carries:
- a CDS encoding karyopherin beta, putative, whose protein sequence is MEKIVEVIEGLSSSDSHVRNECENTLNFYKKNDLNNTVLSILKLLKSHKDSQVRLQCAILIRNLFRAYIKSSNVESTGEKEKGDNSLLNAEEENYWDLLPDNLKNIVKSELISNISSETDKMVRSNLCNNIIDLSSKLLVNKQWPELLSVTLDFCNSNNNDVLISGFKILGGILSCIPYQLELKREVVSSVCMKGLNSSDVQVRGECINLISCIVEDNNSVLMKCVQPCIPHILQSLSLMVKNSSSDISVLEECEKVLQAIGKMIDYNAKFFAKHISNLCDILFSICMKGENELNYDFDSSLKSLSIEALITIPERRPKMALSVPHFVDKIVHLSMLFMLDINNDSFNEWMNSIKEGKDDNQELYDIGEESLDRVGKAFSELEEAEFIHILYNKVSEFLMKNTWEHKYVAIMAIAQTIEYLPEDEIEDQLEHVIKMLLQVLLDQDVRVRYAACQAIGQISLDHQPYVQKEYPRQIITALITTMNDVHLRVQSHATAAFVNYAEELDKMALLPFADMIIDILLQKLNSSNYLLVREQAVTAIAVIAGVIEEDFLKYYSTVVPMMKDIIQKAVSEEERTCRGKAIECISIIGLSVGKEIFLEDAKECMNALLQISSTKMDPDDTVKEYIQEAIGRICRALGNDFFPYLSSIVPTILSLLSIMPKPLTDDEEDLTITMVSNGQYVGLKTSLLEDQEKALDLLIIIIEVLKENYKDYIEATATAVLPMLNYELSDEIKQKALTAVSELIEAARILSEKTDNNKTMLHAILTAAAEKVLKSLSETKLDDNYEYILDVMIIESNGLYMCLQKAGANVLPDGTLKLFFNQIFKLLQCSTDRRLVYNQKKNNDDVDEDELLIIDREEELEQNYRTNLLDILGVLIKYHSTQFLNTCCDICITFINTYMNSPNAEDVALALYVCDDLLEFLQENSVCLWEYFMNPLLLNINHTDDKVKQAACYGVIQATKIEAFSKYANVAVEYLLKLVHQNTSSKKPKEFISAIDNAVAALGDIVLMHTSKFNNAEELIKLWLNNLPLKEDDAEGRRVHKNLIDLVSQNHPLLFGKDNSNTAKIIEIFLTIYETDFSDADCNKKIASLINSLDQAYLSNLASSALTNKQAKKLNHIVNSNRK, encoded by the coding sequence ACgcggaggaagaaaattattggGATCTGTTACcagataatttaaaaaatatagtaaAATCTGAATTGATAAGCAACATAAGTTCCGAGACGGATAAAATGGTCAGGAGCAATTTATGCAACAACATAATCGATTTGTCGTCCAAGTTACTTGTAAATAAGCAGTGGCCGGAATTATTATCCGTGACTTTGGATTTCTGCAATTCTAACAACAATGATGTATTAATTAGTGGGTTTAAAATTTTGGGAGGCATTTTGAGTTGTATCCCATACCAGCTGGAGTTGAAAAGGGAGGTGGTTTCTTCCGTTTGTATGAAAGGTTTAAATTCTTCAGATGTGCAAGTTAGAGGGGAATGTATCAATTTAATTTCTTGCATTGTAGAAGATAACAATTCTGTACTGATGAAATGTGTACAACCATGTATTCCACATATTTTGCAGTCGCTAAGTTTGATGGTAAAAAATAGCAGCTCAGATATATCCGTGTTGGAAGAATGTGAAAAGGTACTTCAAGCTATTGGAAAAATGATCGATTATAATGCCAAGTTTTTTGCCAAACACATTTCCAACTTGTGTGATATTCTCTTTAGCATATGCATGAAAGGAGAGAATGAGTTAAATTACGATTTTGATAGCAGCTTAAAGTCGTTAAGTATTGAAGCGCTTATTACCATTCCGGAGAGAAGGCCAAAAATGGCTCTCTCTGTTCCTCATTTCGTGGATAAAATAGTGCACCTCTCCATGTTATTTATGCTTGATATTAATAACGACTCCTTTAATGAGTGGATGAATTCGAttaaggaaggtaaggacGATAATCAGGAATTGTACGATATAGGAGAGGAATCATTGGACCGAGTTGGAAAAGCATTTAGCGAATTGGAGGAAGCTGAGTTCATTCACATCTTATACAATAAGGTGTCTGAGTTCTTAATGAAGAATACATGGGAGCATAAGTACGTTGCAATTATGGCTATAGCACAGACGATAGAATATTTACCTGAAGATGAAATAGAGGATCAACTGGAGCATGTAATAAAGATGTTGTTGCAGGTGTTGCTTGACCAGGATGTGAGAGTTAGGTATGCTGCTTGTCAAGCCATTGGACAAATTTCCCTAGATCACCAACCATATGTTCAGAAGGAATATCCTCGCCAAATAATCACTGCTTTGATAACCACCATGAACGATGTGCATCTGCGAGTTCAATCACACGCAACAGCAGCTTTTGTGAACTACGCAGAGGAATTGGATAAAATGGCACTACTTCCATTCGCAGATATGATCATTGATATTTTGTTGCAGAAACTGAACTCATCGAATTATTTGCTTGTGAGAGAACAGGCTGTTACTGCCATAGCAGTTATTGCAGGCGTGATAGAGGAggattttttaaagtatTATTCTACCGTGGTGCCAATGATGAAGGATATAATTCAAAAGGCAGTTTCGGAAGAGGAAAGGACATGCAGAGGAAAGGCCATAGAATGTATCTCCATCATTGGACTTTCCGTAGGCAAGGAAATATTCTTAGAAGATGCAAAGGAATGTATGAATGCATTACTTCAAATTAGCAGTACGAAAATGGATCCTGATGATACAGTGAAGGAGTACATACAGGAAGCGATTGGAAGGATATGTAGAGCCTTAGGGAATGATTTTTTCCCATACCTCAGCAGTATCGTACCCACAATTTTATCCCTCTTAAGTATTATGCCTAAACCATTAacagatgatgaagaagatctAACCATCACTATGGTTTCGAATGGTCAATATGTAGGATTAAAAACATCTCTTCTGGAAGATCAAGAAAAGGCTTTGGATCTCCTAATTATCATCATTGAGGTACTGAAGGAGAATTATAAAGATTATATAGAAGCTACCGCCACAGCTGTGTTACCTATGTTGAATTATGAATTGTCTGATGAAATTAAGCAGAAGGCCCTGACGGCAGTGAGCGAATTGATAGAGGCCGCTAGAATTTTGTCTGAGAAAACGGACAACAACAAAACTATGCTTCATGCTATCCTAACTGCCGCTGCGGAAAAGGTTCTGAAAAGTTTATCAGAAACAAAGCTAGATGATAATTATGAATACATCCTAGATGTAATGATTATCGAGTCTAATGGGCTTTATATGTGTTTACAGAAAGCGGGTGCAAATGTGCTTCCCGATGGAACCTTGAAGTTATTCTTCAACCAAATTTTTAAACTGCTACAATGCTCAACGGATAGGAGATTGGTATAtaaccagaaaaaaaataacgacgATGTTGATGAAGATGAGTTGTTGATAATTGATCGGGAAGAGGAGTTAGAGCAAAACTATCGAACCAACTTGTTAGACATTTTAGGAGTACTAATTAAATATCACTCCACGCAGTTTTTAAATACGTGTTGCGATATTTGTATTACGTTCATTAACACTTATATGAACTCCCCTAACGCGGAGGATGTTGCCTTGGCCCTCTACGTTTGTGATGACTTGCTAGAGTTTTTACAAGAAAACAGTGTGTGCCTATGGGAATATTTTATGAACCCACTGTTACTAAATATTAATCACACAGATGACAAGGTAAAACAAGCCGCTTGTTATGGAGTTATTCAGGCCACCAAAATTGAAGCCTTTAGCAAGTATGCAAATGTAGCTGTAGaatatcttttaaaattaGTGCACCAAAATACTTCCAGTAAAAAACCGAAGGAGTTCATTTCAGCCATTGACAACGCCGTTGCTGCCTTGGGAGATATCGTCTTAATGCACACATCTAAATTTAACAACGCGGAAGAGCTAATAAAATTGTGGTTAAATAATTTGCCCCTCAAGGAAGACGATGCGGAAGGTAGAAGAGTTCACAAAAATCTTATCGATTTAGTTTCGCAAAATCATCCCCTCCTCTTTGGTAAGGATAATTCCAACACTGCGAAAATtatagaaatatttttaaccaTCTACGAGACTGACTTCTCTGACGCTGACTGCAACAAGAAAATTGCATCCCTCATTAATTCGCTCGACCAGGCCTACCTCAGCAACTTAGCTTCTTCAGCCTTAACCAACAAACAGGCCAAGAAGCTCAACCATATTGTCAACAGTAACAGGAAGTGA